In the genome of Abyssalbus ytuae, the window AAGCTCCTTTTGCTATTTCCAAATCTTTTTTTGAAATGTCTACCCCCACTTTATCTGCTTCAATCTCGGGTAAAACGGCCAAAGCTTTTTGATATATTTCCATTTTATCAGGAAGCATTAATAATTCTTCATAATTTTTGAATGTTTCTATTTCAAAAGATTCTTCGGGTGGTAATTCTAATAATTGCTTTAATACCAGTAGTTGCTGCTGATAATTGTTTTTAGCAGCTATTAAATTATACTTATTGGTGGCTGTTTGCGATTGGGCATCAGTATAATCAACCATTGATATTGTTCCTGCTTCCAATCGTGCTTTAGCCATCTCTAATTCCTTTTCCGAAGTCTCTAAATTAGTTGTAGCTATTAAAATATTCTCTTTGTTATATAAAACCTGAATATAAGCTTCCGTAACACTCAATGTTATACTGTTTTCTGCTTCTTTTATATAAAGGGAGCTTTGGTCTACCAGCAGTTTGTTTTGTTTAATTTTATTGTTTATCTGATTGCCGTTATAAAGTGTTACGGAAGTACTCAATCCCAAACTGGTTGAGTTTGTAGTTTGAGAAATATAATCGCTGGTAATATTATTTATTGCAGTACCAAATGATATATTCTGAGAAGCACTACCGGTTAGGTTAGGTAATCGAGAGGACTTTGACGCAGCATAATTCAGCTCATTATTTCCTTTTGTTAATTCTGCATCTTTTACAGTAATATTATTTGTAACAGCATATTCAATACACTCTTCCAAAGACCATGGCTTTTGTTGTTCTGCCTGGGCCTGACCGTGTAAGTATATAAGTGTAAAAAAAGCTGATATGATTATAAAATTTTTCATCTGAAATTGATTAAATGAAAAGATTCACATCAAAGTTCATAAATTATAAGATGAAGATTTAGCGTAATCTACGTATGGCTGAATTCACTATACCAACAATGAAAATTTGTTGATTATTATGATTTCGGAAAAGAGTTAAAAATGACATCTCTTTACTTTGCCTGAATGCCGGTATGAAATTATAATTCATTCAAATAACAATACCGGCAGTATGATAAGAAATATACAGGCGGAAACAGAATATATTTTTGTTGAATAGAAGCAGAAAGAGGAGTACTTAAATTCGATTTCTGAAGTTTTTACCGGGATTTTTGGATTAAAGGCCACTTTTATATCTTGCATACACAAAATTTTTGTGTTTTTAAAACACCCTTTGTAGGGTTAAAGCATTAACAACAAACAAAAACTTTTATGGAAATAACAGAATTCCTGCTATAATGCTTTAACTAATAATAATGGTTTTGTTTAAGGTATATCCATCGGTATTGTTTCCTGTAACAGAATCGGCCATATTTTCATCTAAACTATCTGAAAAAACATTATCCCCGTTGTTACTTGTATCAGCTGAGCCATGATAATTTTCCGTAACATATACATCTTCAGAAATATTTTCAGGAAATGCAATTTGGGTTACTAACAACGAATTTTCATTTTTATCGAGTATTTCAACATGAATATGGGGAGCCCTTCCCATATACCACCCGGGATAAATACTTATGAACGAAACCTGTCCGTTTACATCTGTTAACTGCCTGCCTCTTAAAAAACTTACATCAGTATAATCAGTAGATTGCATGGAGGTTCCTCCATATTCGGAGTAATTTCCGTCAGAATCACAATGCCATATATCTACATACACACCAGAGGCCGCTTCACAGTTTTCGCTTAAATCCTGTACGGTAATATTTATTAATAATGCAACCCCGCTTCTGTCGGACACTATGTTTGCCTTCACCAACTCGGCCGGGGTGTGTATAGGGAACGGACCTTTTGTTTCCTGGGGAGATAAACTACACTCTCCATTACTGTTTTCTCCTGTATCGCCATTTTGGGAGTTATTATCATCACTCTTTGAACAGGCATTTACTACGGTAGGTAATGCAACAATGGTTCCTATACCTACGATTCCTTTTTTTAAAAAATCTTTTCTTTTCATGCGTTTAAATTTTTAATTAATTGAAATTAAATGAATTATTATATTAAGGATCAATTCATTTATAAGGTGGCCGTTGCGTATGTTTTACTTTTCCCGCCAAAACGAGTTTGTCGGACAGGCCCGCCAGAATGAACCAGTCGGGTTAGCTAGAGCCCAGGAATGCTGGCGTACATATGTTCCGGCCATCCCCGCCAGAATGACTCTGTCGGGCTGGCTGAAGCTCAGGAATGCCGGCGCACACAGTTTTCTGCCAACATGGCACTCTAAAATAGCTGCCGCACGTGTGTTTCACCAATCCCCAAGCTGCAAAACACTGTTTCCTGGAGTTTTCTCCTTTCCGAAAGTTGCAGAACGCTGTTTCCTTAAGTTTCCGACTAATCTCAAAACCGGGAATGTTACCAACAAAAATTTTTCATCATTAAAGCCCTAATCTTTCATTAAATTCACTTTTGTAGCTTTCTCCAATAGGAATTCTTACATCATCAATAATAACCCTGTTTTTTTGAACCGACTTTATCTGATTTATATTAATAACAAATGATTTATGAATTCTTATGAAATAATCCGGTAACTTTTCCATCATTCCTCTAAAATTCATTAAAGTTAAAATAGGCTTGTTGGTTCCTTCAATATGTATTTTAAGGTAATCTTTAAGCCCCTGTACATATTTGATTTTGTTTATGTCTATTTTAACGTTTTCATATTCTGCTTTCACAAATATATATTGCTTGTCATCTACACCTACCGAAGGAAAAACATTCATCATATTTTTAGATTTTGAAAGTTCATAAAGTTCTTTTGCCCGTGATATAGCTTTTATAAAACGGTGATATGGGATGGGTTTAACCAAATAATCTACCGCATTTAAATCAAAACCGTCTACCGCATACTGGGGGTAGGCCGTGGTGAAAATAAACAATGGCTTATTATCTAATGAGTTCATAAAATCCAGTCCGTTCATCTGCGGCATTTCAATATCTATTAAAATAAGGTCTATCTTTTTTTCCTTAATATCTGATATTGCGTTTATCGGATTATTATATGCACCCATCATCTCTAAAAAATCGAGCTTTTCGCAATAATTTTTAAGAACATTAATAGCCAGGGGCTCATCATCAATTATTATGCATCTCATCCTTTTAAATTATTTAAGCGCAAATTTACCGTATAATTTTCTCCATCGTTTACTATTTCCAATTCATGCGAATCAGGATAAAGCAGTTTAAGCCTGTTTTTTATATTTTTTAATCCTATCCCGGAATTTGAGATATCTTTTTTATGGGTTCCTATAATATTTGAAATATTAAAATAAAGAGTATTCCCCTCTACATTAATATTTATTTTCACAACCGTGTTGCCTTTATAATCTGTACCATATTTAAAAGCATTTTCAATAAATGAAATAAGTAACAAAGGCTGAATAAACTTGTTTTCATAATTTCCTCTTATCTGTATTGATACCTGCTCGCTATTTAACAGCCTTAACCGTTGTAACTGGATATAATTTTTTATATAATCAATTTCTTTTGAAAGAGGCACCAAATCTTTATTAGCTTCATATAACATGTACCTCATTAATTCGGCCACATTTAAAATAGCCTCTGAGGTATAGGCTGATTTACTAACAGAAAGAGAATAAATAGTATTTAATGAATTAAATAAAAAATGCGGATTTAACTGTGTTTTGAGAAACTGAAGTTCAGAGTGTATTTTTTCACTTTCTACCTGTTTTCTCAGTTCTATATTTTTTTTCCAATCACTGTAAATTTTAATTGTCGTACCTGCTATTATGAAAAACCCCATGGTTAAAAACGGGAAAACATACCTGAAAAGAGTACTTTTCATTTTAGGAGGTTCAGGAAGTTCAGGCCTGTTTGCCAACCCTTCAAAATTTCCGGGCCTTAATTTAAAAACAGGTTCCGGCTCTATAAATCTGGTTAAAAAAAGAAAAGTTATAATCATTGCCACACAAAAAAACAAATAATTATAAAGCTTGCCTTTTAGTAAAAGTCTGGGAATAAGAAAGAGATAGTTTAAATAAAAAACAATAATATAAATAACCAGTCGGGTATAAATATGGTAAGGTATTGATTTAAACTGACTATAAAATTCAAGCGTACTTATCAAGAAAATGATAATCCATATTATGGCATGAATTGTAACTTCTTTTATATTTTTTCTTTCTATCATTTTATAACCTTCTGTCAATATTCCACGTTAAATTCTTTCAATTCGGCTTCTGTTATCGCCGGTAAGATATTTTTTTTTAATTTATCTTTCACTAAATTTCCAATAACTTTTGCATCTTCCGGGTTAGAAAACGGTATTTCACCGTTTATTGCCGGTATAAAAGATTGTTTAATAATAATTTTTGAATCGGCTAAAATTAAATATCCATATCCTTCAGCTACCTTAAATACTTTTACCTTATAAGTATTATCCTGTTTTTTTAAGATCAAATTTACGCCGGAAACAACAACGAATAACATGGATATGGCCACAACCGGTATTATTAATTTATGCTTCATCTGCAAAACTTAATCTTCATCATCATATTCATCAAACGGAAAGAATTCGTCAAAATCATCCCAATACGCAGTACCTGATCTCCCTAAACCTACAAATGCACGGTTACCATTGGTAATTACAATGGGGTCCTGCCTGGATGATCCTTCAAATCCGGTTTTCACGGTCCATGTATCATCGCTCGGATCATATTCCCAAACTGAACTTATTGACCCACTTCTTTCTCCACATGCAATATAACCATATCCGTTTAATGAAAACCCTACTGCCGAACTTCTTACAACCTGATAATCATCATCTTCATCAAGATCGAGTAACTGACTCCACGCTTCGGAGGAAGAATCAAAAACCCAGAAATCTGTCAAATAAACACCGTTTGCCGATCCTGTTCCCAAATAAACTTTATCATTTATGGTAAAGGTTGTGGCATTTCTTCTTTTATTTCCACCAAAACCTACCAATTGTTCCCAGCTCTGGTCTTCAGGGTTATATTTCCAAAAATCCTTTCTGTCGTTGCTACCGTCAAACCCGGTTCCAAAATAGCCGTATCCGTTAGCCCCGAACGCTACTGCACCACGTCTTGGGTTTTCAGGAAAGGAGGTTACTTCTACCCATGAGTGGGTTTCGGGATCGTACTCATAAAAATCACTCAATTCATCGGTACCATCGTAACCCGATCCTATATAACCTTTACCGTTTATAGAAAATCCTACTGCCGAACTTCTTGCTACTCCAGGAAAATCTGCCCGTTGTGCCCAATAATTTCCTTCCATATCATATTCCCAAAAGTCAATTAAATAATCATCGCCATCATAACCAACTCCCATATACCCTTTGTTTTCTATAGTAAATGCAGATGCGCTGCTGCGTGGTGTTCCGTCAAATACCGATCTGTTTATCCAGTTCCCTACCGAATCATCGTCATCGTCGTCGTCATTAGAACAGCTTAATAAAAAGAATGAACTTAATCCCAGTATTATTAATTTTTTAAAACTAATTTTTTTCATAATGATTTTATTTTTTTTTTAAAATTTATATTTCATCCCAAAAGTTAAACTTGCTACATTTCCCATATTAAATTCATGATTATCAATTATCTCTAAATCATTATAAATTGAATAATCTACAGCAGAAGTAGCGAACCAGTTATTACCAAAACTGAGTTCATAATTTAATCCGGCCGAAAAATTTAAATAGGTCATTTTATAGCTTTTATAGTTCTGATCGCCCAGATATTTGTAATGGATGTTAGCGTAAAAAGAGTCTTCATATACGTTTAGTTTCAGAGAATTCCTGTCATTAAACCTGTATGTGATTTGCGTTTTCGGAAAACCAAATGTTATATCAATGTTTTCATTAAACTCTTTATAATAATATAAAACGGGCAGCCATTTTAGTTTTCCTAACCTGTAACCATATTCCGCTCCAACAGCAAGTTTGGAAAAGGAATTAACGTTGGTCCATTTTTTTTCAAAATAACCGGTAAAATTTAAATTAATGTCATTTGTTGTTACATCGGTATTAAAATTAGATACTGCCTGTGGTGAAAATCCCAGGACTATATTCAGTTTCTCACTTATATGCAATGTTTTTAAAAAATTGATCGTAAAGGAGTAAATATTAGAAATTTGTGAAGTATTGCCTGCATAATCCACATTGTTTACATCGTAGTAAAAATCATAAAGGTTCGCATTAAATCCCACACTCAGTGGCGAGGTTTTATCAAAAAAAACATAGTTAACATTAAACCTCATTTTATTTAAACCTGCCTCCTTGCTCCACAAATTCATTTTATAATCAAATAAAGCCACATTTTTATTTTCAATTTGGGAGTGGGTTTTTATAAAAGTCAAACTACACATAACCGTTACAAAAATTCTCTTCACTTAAATTTCATTTTGGATCAAAAATAACAGACAGGAAATGAGATTCTTTATAAAATATATGTATGGGTTTTTTTCATCTACCAACCATAATTTTTTAAAGATTTTGTTTTAAGGCCAGATTCGTCTATTGTTTTAGAGTAGTGGTATAGATAATTAGTGTAATGGTAGATTTTTATTTTCATCAACAACATTTGAAAATAGATTTGACAAAAAAAACATGCGATATCTTATAATTATATTAATAACCCTTCTCATATTTTCCTGTAATGAGGAAAACAGTTTGCTGGTTGAAGATCAAATAACCGAAAGCAATTTAAGAGTAATAAAGATTGATACATTTACAACAATCTTTTCCACTTTTAAGTACGACAGCATACCTACTTCGGAATCAACCCGGATACTGGTGGGGAGATACAACGATCCGGTATTTGGCGAAATTAAAGCTTCCAGCTTTTTTGAGCTGTTGCCATCGGGGTATTCCATTAGCAATGACGCAGTTTTTGACAGTATAGCCCTGTGCCTGAGATATGACGGGTATTTTTATAATGACACCTTACAAACCAATACAATAAGTGTTAAAAGGCTTAATGATGAGATGAGAACTGATAATGATGAATATTTTTATAATACTTCGGAGGTTTCACACTATGAAGAAAACATTGGATTAGCAACTTACAACCCCAGACCCAATAATAATAGTGACTCTTTACTGATTAAATTAAATGATGAAGTGGGAGTCACTATTTTTCAAAAAATTCAAGATAAAAATATTACAAATGACGATCAATTCAGAGAATTTTTTAAGGGAATTACAATACAACCCGGTAGTGATGACAGTAGCATTATTGGCTTTTCAAAAAGTTCGGATGAAACTTACGTCAGATTATTTTATTCAGAACCCGATGAGGATGATAACGTACAAGACTACCTCGATTTAAGTATTAATTTATCTTCTACCGAACCCACGTTTTTTAATAATGTCACTTCAACAAGAACTGATACTTATCTGGAAAATCTGAACGATAAAGAAACACTACTCCTGGCCTCCGACAGTGATAATATGAGTTTTATCCAGGCAGGAACAGGAGTTGCCACCCGGGTTGAAATTCCTTTTATTAAAACCATCAATGACATTCAAGGGCAGGGAACCCTGCTCGATGTGAAATTGTATGTAAGCCCTTTGGATTATAAAAATGAAAAATTAAAAATATCAGATTCTTTACCCCTTTACATCATTGATATAAATAATGATATAACCGGCTATCTAACCGGCTTAAGTGAAGAACAAACATTAGCTGTATTAAATTATGAAGATGAAGAGTTTAATGAAGTTTATTATGAAATTCCATTGCTATCATTTATTGAAGACGAAATATCATCAACACGCAATGAAGGTTTGGCACTTATAATATTCCCTCCTTCTTATAACTCATCTGTAAACCGAATTATTTTATCAACAGAAAATAATAGTTTTCTTAAATCCCACCTTGAAATAACATATGTTATATATGATAAAAATGAATAAAGAAACCCTCCTGACAATTGCCTGTTTTTCAATTATAATATTTAAAGGTTATACTCAATCCGGCACATCACCCTCACCTTATTCTTTATATGGTTTAGGCCTTGCAAACGAAACCAGCATAGGCAAAAATAACGGTCTGGGAAGAGGAGGAATTGCTATTGGCAGTGACGCTGCGATTAATAACCTTAACCCTGCTTCTTATGCATTAATAAATAACAACAGCTTTTTGTTTGATGTTGGTATTAAAGGTGGTTACGATACATTTACTAATATGCGGGATAACAATTCTTCTTATAATTTTAACTTTTCAAACATAGCCCTGGCATTTTCCTTATCACCAAAATCGGGTATTGGTGCTACATTAATACCATATACAAGTGTGAGTTACTCAATCTCTGAAATGGAAACTAACATTGAAGGCTCCAATGAAACTTTCACCTCCTATGCATACGGTGATGGTGGGATGAGCGAATTTAAAATTAATTACGGTTACCTGTTAAATGATAAAATAAGGTTGGGATTAAGCTCTTCCCTTTTGTTTGGTTCTATAGATGAAACAGAATATTTTTATCTTTCCAATTCCTATTTTGAAATAAACCGGGTTTCAAATTACTCGGGAATAAGATTTGGTGTCGGGTTTCAATATGATATAAATCCCAAAATAACCATAGCTGGTACCCTTCAGTCTTCGGCGTCATTAAAAGCATCTCTAAAAAGAAGTGTATTAAAAGCAATTGATGCCACAAGTATATATGTTGAAGAAGATGAAGAAGGGGAAATATCTGATTTTAAACTTCCTGTTGAATTAGGCACGGGAATAAAATATAATTTTTCTGATGAATTATTCTTTACAGCCGACTACAAGAAGAATTTCTGGTCATCAACAGATCAAAAAGATAATATGGGTACATACCTTGATCAGGATATATTTTCCTTTGGTGCCGAATATAAAAATAATACTTATACCGATAAATTTTGGAAAAAAGTTTCGTACCGGGCCGGATATAATTTTGATAACGGATACTTATCCATTAATGATGAAAAGGTTAACAGTTTTGCCTTAACACTCGGTTTGGGACTCCCCCTGAGTACTTCAAGAAATTCAGCAATAAATGTCTCGTATGCGTACGGAAGCAGGGGACAAATTGATAATTATTTTGTGAAAGAAAATTATCATTTGCTAACTGTGAACCTTAGTTTAGAAGACATTTGGTTTGTAAAAAGAAAAATAAATTAAGACCGTATTAAAGCTAAAAATCAAAACCATCAAATCCTGAATTGTCTCCTCCTGTACCATAATCACCCCCTCCTCCGTACCTGGTATATTTTGTTACCAAATAAGAAATTAAAAAAATACTCCCGATAATGACAACACCAATTATAAATTGTTCCCAAGTTACTTTGGTCATAACATTTTTAAATTTATAATTTCCTGTTGGGTAAGAAACCTCCATGTTCCCCGAGATAAATCTTTTTTGGTAAGTCCGGCAAAAACTACTCTGTCCAGCTTAACTACTTCATACCCTAAATGTTCAAAAATACGGCGTACAATACGGTTTTTCCCACTGTGTATTTTAATTCCCACTTCTTTTTTTGAGGCTCCTTCTATATAACTTATATCATCTACCTGGATATAGCCGTCCTCTAGTTTCAGTCCTTGTTCTATTTTCTTTAAA includes:
- a CDS encoding TolC family protein; protein product: MKNFIIISAFFTLIYLHGQAQAEQQKPWSLEECIEYAVTNNITVKDAELTKGNNELNYAASKSSRLPNLTGSASQNISFGTAINNITSDYISQTTNSTSLGLSTSVTLYNGNQINNKIKQNKLLVDQSSLYIKEAENSITLSVTEAYIQVLYNKENILIATTNLETSEKELEMAKARLEAGTISMVDYTDAQSQTATNKYNLIAAKNNYQQQLLVLKQLLELPPEESFEIETFKNYEELLMLPDKMEIYQKALAVLPEIEADKVGVDISKKDLEIAKGAFLPTLSLTGSIGSGYTDIQDMSFSDQLDFNFNQRVGLSLSIPIFNRNQTKTQVKSAKINIKKAELQLQSTQKELYKKIETAWHNAVSSHEQLSASISARDASKESYTLAQKKYELNALSTTDLIISQNAYTNAEINYLQAKYLNILYVQLLQFYQGNPIKID
- a CDS encoding dioxygenase family protein: MKRKDFLKKGIVGIGTIVALPTVVNACSKSDDNNSQNGDTGENSNGECSLSPQETKGPFPIHTPAELVKANIVSDRSGVALLINITVQDLSENCEAASGVYVDIWHCDSDGNYSEYGGTSMQSTDYTDVSFLRGRQLTDVNGQVSFISIYPGWYMGRAPHIHVEILDKNENSLLVTQIAFPENISEDVYVTENYHGSADTSNNGDNVFSDSLDENMADSVTGNNTDGYTLNKTIIIS
- a CDS encoding LytR/AlgR family response regulator transcription factor, with amino-acid sequence MRCIIIDDEPLAINVLKNYCEKLDFLEMMGAYNNPINAISDIKEKKIDLILIDIEMPQMNGLDFMNSLDNKPLFIFTTAYPQYAVDGFDLNAVDYLVKPIPYHRFIKAISRAKELYELSKSKNMMNVFPSVGVDDKQYIFVKAEYENVKIDINKIKYVQGLKDYLKIHIEGTNKPILTLMNFRGMMEKLPDYFIRIHKSFVININQIKSVQKNRVIIDDVRIPIGESYKSEFNERLGL
- a CDS encoding sensor histidine kinase, coding for MIERKNIKEVTIHAIIWIIIFLISTLEFYSQFKSIPYHIYTRLVIYIIVFYLNYLFLIPRLLLKGKLYNYLFFCVAMIITFLFLTRFIEPEPVFKLRPGNFEGLANRPELPEPPKMKSTLFRYVFPFLTMGFFIIAGTTIKIYSDWKKNIELRKQVESEKIHSELQFLKTQLNPHFLFNSLNTIYSLSVSKSAYTSEAILNVAELMRYMLYEANKDLVPLSKEIDYIKNYIQLQRLRLLNSEQVSIQIRGNYENKFIQPLLLISFIENAFKYGTDYKGNTVVKININVEGNTLYFNISNIIGTHKKDISNSGIGLKNIKNRLKLLYPDSHELEIVNDGENYTVNLRLNNLKG
- a CDS encoding DUF4907 domain-containing protein; this translates as MKHKLIIPVVAISMLFVVVSGVNLILKKQDNTYKVKVFKVAEGYGYLILADSKIIIKQSFIPAINGEIPFSNPEDAKVIGNLVKDKLKKNILPAITEAELKEFNVEY
- a CDS encoding Kelch repeat-containing protein, with the translated sequence MKKISFKKLIILGLSSFFLLSCSNDDDDDDDSVGNWINRSVFDGTPRSSASAFTIENKGYMGVGYDGDDYLIDFWEYDMEGNYWAQRADFPGVARSSAVGFSINGKGYIGSGYDGTDELSDFYEYDPETHSWVEVTSFPENPRRGAVAFGANGYGYFGTGFDGSNDRKDFWKYNPEDQSWEQLVGFGGNKRRNATTFTINDKVYLGTGSANGVYLTDFWVFDSSSEAWSQLLDLDEDDDYQVVRSSAVGFSLNGYGYIACGERSGSISSVWEYDPSDDTWTVKTGFEGSSRQDPIVITNGNRAFVGLGRSGTAYWDDFDEFFPFDEYDDED
- a CDS encoding DUF6268 family outer membrane beta-barrel protein, producing the protein MKRIFVTVMCSLTFIKTHSQIENKNVALFDYKMNLWSKEAGLNKMRFNVNYVFFDKTSPLSVGFNANLYDFYYDVNNVDYAGNTSQISNIYSFTINFLKTLHISEKLNIVLGFSPQAVSNFNTDVTTNDINLNFTGYFEKKWTNVNSFSKLAVGAEYGYRLGKLKWLPVLYYYKEFNENIDITFGFPKTQITYRFNDRNSLKLNVYEDSFYANIHYKYLGDQNYKSYKMTYLNFSAGLNYELSFGNNWFATSAVDYSIYNDLEIIDNHEFNMGNVASLTFGMKYKF
- a CDS encoding DUF4270 family protein, coding for MRYLIIILITLLIFSCNEENSLLVEDQITESNLRVIKIDTFTTIFSTFKYDSIPTSESTRILVGRYNDPVFGEIKASSFFELLPSGYSISNDAVFDSIALCLRYDGYFYNDTLQTNTISVKRLNDEMRTDNDEYFYNTSEVSHYEENIGLATYNPRPNNNSDSLLIKLNDEVGVTIFQKIQDKNITNDDQFREFFKGITIQPGSDDSSIIGFSKSSDETYVRLFYSEPDEDDNVQDYLDLSINLSSTEPTFFNNVTSTRTDTYLENLNDKETLLLASDSDNMSFIQAGTGVATRVEIPFIKTINDIQGQGTLLDVKLYVSPLDYKNEKLKISDSLPLYIIDINNDITGYLTGLSEEQTLAVLNYEDEEFNEVYYEIPLLSFIEDEISSTRNEGLALIIFPPSYNSSVNRIILSTENNSFLKSHLEITYVIYDKNE
- a CDS encoding OmpP1/FadL family transporter, with protein sequence MNKETLLTIACFSIIIFKGYTQSGTSPSPYSLYGLGLANETSIGKNNGLGRGGIAIGSDAAINNLNPASYALINNNSFLFDVGIKGGYDTFTNMRDNNSSYNFNFSNIALAFSLSPKSGIGATLIPYTSVSYSISEMETNIEGSNETFTSYAYGDGGMSEFKINYGYLLNDKIRLGLSSSLLFGSIDETEYFYLSNSYFEINRVSNYSGIRFGVGFQYDINPKITIAGTLQSSASLKASLKRSVLKAIDATSIYVEEDEEGEISDFKLPVELGTGIKYNFSDELFFTADYKKNFWSSTDQKDNMGTYLDQDIFSFGAEYKNNTYTDKFWKKVSYRAGYNFDNGYLSINDEKVNSFALTLGLGLPLSTSRNSAINVSYAYGSRGQIDNYFVKENYHLLTVNLSLEDIWFVKRKIN